DNA from Ictalurus punctatus breed USDA103 chromosome 20, Coco_2.0, whole genome shotgun sequence:
GCTTGTGGAAGGAGGCCAGCTTGGTTAGGCAATCTGTGTTGTTTCTGAAAGTGCCTGCGAATGATTTTTAAGCTTAAAATGTCGAGCCCTGAAGGCAGTACTGTAAAAGCGTTGGACCTGTTTGAATGTCCGCTGCTTTGAAATGCTTTCATGTCAGTAGGAAGGCTGACTGAGTTAAAAGGGAAAAGAGGTCAGCTGTGCTGGCTGAGCCTTCAGAAACATTGTGTAACCaaccatttattttacagttcacCAAGTTACAACACACTGTGTCACCCCTCACTAAAATTTTATAcgataatattatatttaatatatttacaaattgtttttacattttgaccTGATTACACAtggcataaataaaaaaatatacaggtAAGTGTATGGTTATCTTTAGTCCCTTATATTTCCCTATTGATATTTCCTAATAAGTCATGGCTCATCTTTATTGCATATATTTATTAGTTTAATGACACCATTTCTTTTTAGTAGTAGGTCttgcaatgaacaaaatgaACCCTAAATTAATAAGAAACATATCCTATGCTTTTGCATCTGAGCATCAATAAATATCTTCCTTTTTCTCTTGTCCTGTAACTACAAGAAAGTTGGAACTGACCTGCTGTTTCCTTTGAGATCCCTGATACCTGCCACAGGTTCTTATCCTGGCTTGGTGCGAGCAGACGTGCTTCAGGTCAAATGATTTCGAGATCTGTCAGAGGGAGTCAGGGAGCATGTTTTTCTGATAGGGGAGGGCATCCTTCCATGTGTCCAGGCACATAAATGCATATGAGgacaaaaattaattttaaaaaaagacaaaaaaataataattttgactAGAGAAGGGGTTTGTAAATTCAGCAGTAATGTTTTTTTCCATGAGTAGATTAGGTTATAAGTGTAGAGATAGATTCCGTCTTTCAGTGGaatctttaaatgcagttttccCTTTCTGCACTTTTCTGGCTGAGATAGACGCCTGACCTTCCACAAACCTTTGCCACAAAGCTGGAGGCACATAATTGTCTAGAATATCTGGAACTGGAACTTTGCTGGAACTAAGGGGCAGAACCTAAAATTGTTCCAGTGTGACAATGCTCCAGTGCACAAAGTGAGTTCCACAGAAGGGCTTTTCACACTGAGCTTAACCCCGGGTTATCTTCATTCTAAACCCCACATTTAACCCCAGGTAGAGGATTTAGAAGCAGTTTGCATTGTgtagtccctccaggatttcaggatttcatgattttgtgatcacagaaacgaacacaaaatcaagcaacctccacaatattcggaggagcatGCAGTTTTcagaattactgcagattttccgcaaatttgggccaagacacagCATGTGACATTATCACAACACGttttcagccaaagccctcttcaactCGTGTGTGTTGAAGATGAATAcaagctaaaaggtctcatttaccaataaaCAACACTGTGAAAGTATGCACAGTGTGAACAGATTCATTGCTAACCCCAGGTAAAATTTGAGCAGTCTGAAATATGAAACACGAAAGATAACCCAGGATTTCTTTTACCCGGGGTTTAGGTTGAACCAAGGTTAACTATTTCAAGTGTGCAAAGCCCTAAAGACGTAGTTTGCCAAGATTATTTCAGAAGCACTCAAGTGGTCAACTTTGGAAtgtgatgttcaacaagcacatatgggtatgatggtaagatgtccacatacttttggccatagagAGTATCTAGAATAGACAATGTAAAAATTTGACATTTCACATGAACACCGTTCTAGTATGCAGTGACGGCTCAGTGTTTTAGATCTATGAGCCAGTCTGATTCAAGGTCAGTGGGTTCAACACCTGCAAAAACATTCCAGATTGTGTTATTCACAGATGCTGCAATGCAAGTTAAAAGGCAAGCCAATATGGATTCACACCATACACGTGAAACATATTGCAACACAGAGGGAGGAGCAGTGACTACTTGACAACAAGTCAGCTTGATGATGTACTGTCTGACCTTTAACCAACTGAACTTTGCATGCCTTGTTCTAAGCTGTATAAAGTTGCAGACATTCTAAGAGACTGAGGAGCATTtcattattgatatatatttttttatttataaacctccatccatccatcttctaccgcttactcctatTTCTAGAAATTTGAGTAGGTGACATTTGATtcgtttcattcatttatctgaCATCCAATATTATAGTGCAGATGATGAAGGTAAACGCTGGGGTATGAGAAAGTGGGAAAGTATTGTGAGAAGGTATTGTGCTATAATGGCAAAATGTTTGttcagttcctccaggatttcacaattTTGAGATTGCGGAAATTAATGAAAAATCAAGCAACTCTACAATAAACAGAGCAGCTTGGAATTTTGCAGATTTTCggcaaatttgggccaagatgcgtcatgtgatatcatcacaacgcacattcactcaaagccctcttcgattcacttGTGTcaaacatgaatacagctaaaaggtctcatttaccaacaagcatttctgtgaaatttttcacatttttggtcgctacaatcacaaaaaactcagcgAAATCGTGCACGGACTGCTTGATTGTGACAAATATGCTTATCCTCAATTGCTAGCTAATTGTTTCAGCTTATGTTGCATATCCCAATGTGGTGCGTTCCCTTAGACAAATTTGAGAACCCAAAAGAAGCTCAACCTTTTTTAGCCAGTCCAAATTGTTGTAGTATCACAGTATGGCATGCACATAGCCTTCTTCTCCACTATGGAGTGAATTGGCAATGTCAATGCTAAGTCAAGTGCACAGGCACAGGTATCCACAGAGCTACCTTAAATCTTTCATTGGGTTTGCTGCTATGCTGAAAATCTGCATCTACTCTTATCAATGCTGtaatgaatgtttttagaattttcagatgagcaagattagccatatatattttaattcattgattatttttattttatcaagtggtgttgattagttttgttaagtaacagcagctctgatagtagtgccagctgcaagacaaatcacaggtgtatattaatgtgcttattccaatgttatcatttctatagtaacaactcttACAGTAGATGCTTTACATAATtgaacactaataataaactgattgaaatgtgtttttatttaacaactGAAAATTCTGTAATCATGATATGGGAAAGCTTTCTGTAAATAGTGTGGAAGaatcttcttcttcaaaaaaaaacaatgtaagtGTCTTGGGGTCTAGATGCCAAAAACAGACTTTATTATAAAAGCAACAAAGTCATGAGCTGGTCTGCAGATCAAATAACATATCCTTCTGAAACACTGATCTGATTGGcagaactttttctttttttatttggacACACTTTGGTCTCACACCACCATTATATTCAAATCTCAGGTACCTCTTGGCATGTTACCCccagctctccctctctctctaaaaaaaaaaaaaaaaaaaaaaaaaaaaatatatatatatatatatatatatatatatatatatatatatatatatatatatatatatatatatgctaatCAATTAAGATGCACAGTTTATATTTTTTAGTTTCATATAAAACTACGTTTTGTTTCTTTGTGACCCGAGAATAGCGAGAACAATAAGATCCGGGTGTGTGGTGGTGAGACAAAAGTGCAGAGGTTTTGAAAAATTCACTCGTTACTAGAAAAGCTACATTACTTCGAAAAAAACACAGGTACTTCCGCGATACTACAAATGTAGGGAAGCTAACAGCGTCGCTGCATGTATTGTATGTAACATGGTAGCTATGGTAACAGGACAAGCAAATATAAGGGACTGGAAATTTCCATCCTCACCAACACCCGATCCACGTACAGCTATCTTTTACCGAATGTTTAGTGATGAAAAGcagttattttgttgttttcttataACAGATCGCACCCATTTAATCAAACATAACTGCCAGGTTTGTTTTATGAGCTTTGGATTTATAAGATAAATATAGGCTCTGCATGACAGGCATTTTGTAATGAATGTCAAGCATTTTTGTCAAGTCTGGAAAccagtaaataataaataaacaaataaataaataaatcttgttGTTCAGTGATTCAGCAGGACATCCGGGTGGAAATTTCCATACCCACCAAAGCCTACAGCAGAGATCAACCATGGTCTTGTGTGGGAATTTTCCACACCACGTGATCCCCTCTGAAGGATCTGATCTGTGAAAACAGATCtgattcagttttttttcttttttctttttttaaagtgcaatCTTGGCATGGTTCCAGGTCATGAACGGGTTAATTTAGACTCAGAACTTATGATGTCTAAttatattttacaaaatgtcTTGTCATTCTTTGCCTGTATCCAATAAGGAGTGGACAGGAAATTATCCTTTTCAGTTTTCTAAATTTATCTGAAGCTTTTATATGAAGTGATGTCAACTTGGAACCAGAACAATGAGAATGAAATGGCTTTCAGTAGATAATAAACACAGGGTTTAGTTCCCTGCTTTCATGCCCAGTTCCTCTCATTATACGCAATGTGGACAAAAACATCAGATGCATTATCTTGGCACATAGTTTTCTCAAGAAAAAGAACAGGACAAGTTAAGATCAGCCCATTAACTCATTTGCATAACAGTGGTCACAGGATTGTGTACACTTTGTCATCTGAcagcaagaacaaaaaaaaaaaaaaaaaaaaacccaggatgCCTGATCGCAATGGAAATGTACCAGTGGTGTGACAAACTTGCAGCTTGTTACTAGAAAATCtacattatttttaaactagcccaGCTGCTGCCACCCTACTAAACAGTGTATTTAAGCTAGTAGCATTGCACTTTGTAGCTAACTATCCCCTAACACTGGttataaacatgttatttatgTATTGTATGAGGAAAAACAGTTTATATAATATGTGATAAGAGAAATGAACACCCATGttcttttgttattttcttatatcaaccatttaatataaaacattactgCCAATTCTTGATTTCCCTTTTACTTGGAGAATTTGTAATTAAACTCAGGCCTAAAATAACAACTCTGAAGATAAtctttttaagtatttaaataaataaataaataaataaataaataaatattaaaccaATATGACTGGTTTGTTCAGTGATTCAGCAGGACACCCTGGTGGAAATTTCCATAACCCTCAAAGCCTACAGCAGAGATTAGCCTTGGTCTTTTGTGGAAATTTACCACACCACTTGATCCCCTCTGATGGATCTGATCCATGAAAAGATATCTGATCCAGATGTTAACAAAATTGTTTGTTTCACCTTGGCATGAAGCCACACTGGATGTAGAGCTCCAGAGTCAGTATGGGTCTAGCTTAGATAGATATTAAGCACaacactttatcatactttgtCAGATGATGTATGCTATCACAATAAGGTTGCACGTGATTCTGCTTAATTATCTAAAGGAATGTcaataaaagtacaataaaaatggaGTTGCTTAGGGTGTACTTATGATTCAGTAGGTGAAACAACAGGTTTATTTGTTCGATAAGGAATGCTCTCACACCCAATTCCTCTCATTACACACACCAGTTTtctcataaaaaaagaaaagctaacACCCTCCCACTAACCATTAGCAGAACACTGGCAGTATAAAGTAATGTTTTGCTAGCAACACGTGCAGCTTACGCTTCTAGAAGTTTCTAGAATATACACGAGCGTGGATTTGATTGGTCAGTGGGCGGGGCGTCCGCGTGCGCAGAAACCTGGCGGAAATGTATAAGTAGCGGAACTAAAACGTctcaatcatttttttttcagaggaaCTGTCAACTTCCGGGACGTTGATTCTCCAAGCAAGCTCATTTTTTTTGTAGCATCGTATAAAGGTTGGTTGGCTTTTAATACTAATACCAAAAAAGAAGTTTTTATACCTGTTTATTACATTAGGCATTTTGTGCAATAGGTTTGTTTAAAGCAATGCCTTGCGGAATGTAAAATGCGCTAATGCATTgtgtttacattatattacagaCGGTTTAACAGTGACGATGTTATTAGTTGCATTTCCTTATACCGATAATTCAtgcaatattttatatttcatgcCCTGATGCTCGTGTTTTGCAGGTCCCGAATAATGCCTGAGAAAATCCGCATCAACAGCCCCAATGTGCACTACACTGAGAAGTTCATCGAGTCCCGGTATTCGTACCACACCACCTCAGTGACCCAGAACGGAGACACGTACACGGTGAGTCTCTAGCGAGATTTAAATCGGATGTTTTGTTTACTTAGGACATTTAGTTATTTAGAGCTATGTGATTAAAATCGTTTTGAAATCAGATTGAATTAATGAGCACTAGTGTCAGATCCGGGGTAAATACCCCCGTCTTCCGCCCACTCTTCCTTGGATAGAGCAGGATAAAGCgactactgaagatgaattaatggacgaacgaacgaacgaatgaatgaatgagaacGGTCAGATTAGGTCGTTCTTCAGTGCGCATGCGCTTACTGCTCAAGCAACCGCATGCCTCTACAGCTCACACACCCCTTTCAGCACAGACGTTTCAGTAATAGCTGCTAATAGAGcaaaatctttattattattattattattattattattattattattattattattattattattattattgttgttattttacctttataaataataaaaaataggaATTCATCACTAATGGAAACATAGCCTGGGTTTTGGCAAGCCAGCAGAATACCACCACTGGGATTTCTGTAATGTTATCTGATCATCCTTGAAAAGGTTCTCATGATACACAATACTTAGTTTTGCTaatagtggcttagtggttagcacgttcgcctcacaccgccagggtcgggggttcgattccctgtgtgtgtggagtgtgcatgttctccccgtgctgcgggggtttcctccgggtactctgggttcgattctctgtgtgtgtggagtgtgcatgttctccccgtgctgcgggggtttcctccgggtactctggtttcctcccccagtccaaagacatgtatggtaggctgattggcatgtccaaagtgtccgtagtgtatgaatgggtgtgtgagtgtatgtgattgtgccctgcgatggatcagcaccctgtccagggtgtaccccaccttgtgcccgatgcttcctgggatagggatagaagatggatggatggatatttaaaCTACAAAAACAAGATAATTAGTATACAACAACCCACTATATCTACTGTTATTAGTCAAAGATGGCTGCCAATATGCACAATGCTTATGACAACTTATCGCAATATTGATATGGTGTAGTAATATTACCAATTCCTATTTGAAAATCCTGTTCAAGTAGCTCCTGACTTTACCAGCTACCATGTTTCCTCTCCATACCTCTAGGTGACACCCCATAGTACTGAGTTTACATTCCGCACAGAGCGCCATGTGCCCAAGCTTGGTGTCATGCTTGTGGGCTGGGGTGGAAACAACGGCAGCAGCGTCACCGCCGCTGTGCTGGCCAATAAGCTTGGCCTGACCTGGAAAACCAAGATGGGTGCCAAGGTAAAAAgtcatttggggtttttttttttttttttttttttttttgggatttttttttaataacagtgGTATAACACAGGGTTGTCCAATCTTGTCTGAAAAtgggtgtgggtgcaggttttcatttctttccaaCCAAGCTGGAGCCTCACTCACCTGAGTGTATTGagagccaagatcaactgattaaacaggtggaatcaagTGTGAATCTTGCCTgattgaaaagaaaaactgcACCCACATAAGCTCTTTGCGGATAACGGTGGTCACTCCTGGTATAACGTAAAACAATATTTATCTTTCGTAAAAATCATTACCTTCAGTACTACTGCTTCTGAAGGAATTTTTGATGTTTAGAAATAGTTTATAtactttgcattttttaaaattattattattattattaataataataataataataataataataataataataatattttgtataGTGCAgtccaaagaaagaaaaaacaacagaagtATAATCTGACAATGTTTTATCCAGAAAGTGTAAATCCCAGCCATTAATGTCTTTCCTGTAATTCTCACATCTCTTGggatttttccttttcttccccaCCCCCCCCAGTGCGCCAATTACTATGGTTCATTGTTGGAGTCTTCCACTGTGTCTCTTGGCTCAGGACCAACCGGGGAGATCTTTGTACCGTTCAGAGAACTGCTTCCAATGGTGCACCCTAATGACGTCGTATTTgatggtaatgacagaaaaCATGTTGTGGATGCAGTGTGGTGCAACCATTACTGAAGGTCTACCATCAtgtgttttacattatttagcATCACAACTACCAAATGATGTAAATAACTTTGTTTCTTGCAGCCACTGTTATGCTGCATGAGGCAGAACAGAAAGAGTATATAACTAACCttgaaggggttttttttttttttttttttttttttttttttaagtttaggTGAAAATTTCCATACCAGTCCAAGCTTGCAGCAGAGAATAGGCTTGGATGGAAGTTCGCATTCTGATCTGTTTGCCCACTAGGGCCAGAGACCAGAAAATTGCCATTAGATCTCCAGATTCATGCTTGAGCTCCAGAATTGTGActgcagaaataaatacatgactGATTTTGCAGGAGTTGTGTTTTTATCTATACAGTTTAGGAAAAGTATCATTATGTGTGTTTCAGGTTGGGATATGTCCTCTATGGATCTTGGTCGTGCCATGGAGCGTGCTCAGGTTCTTGATTGGAGCCTTCAGGAGATGCTTCGCCCCCACATGAGCCAGCTCAAACCAAGGCCCTCCATATACATCCCAGATTTCATTGCTGCCAACCAGGATCAGAGGGCTGACAACATCCTCACAGGCACCAAGGCAGAGCAGGTACAAAGATCCAAATGATGTATTTTAATACATGTTTGCATTTGTAAAATAGTTTGGAGTATTTTACAGCAAACTAAAATTGAGTGACATGGGTATTTATGCAGATGGAACAAATCCGCAAAGATATCCGTTGCTTCAAGGAGAAGAGTGGTGTGGAAAAAGTCATAGTGCTGTGGACGGCAAACACAGAGAGATTCTCAGATGTCGTGACTGGTGTCAATGACACTGCCAAGAACCTTCTTGCTACCATTCAGGTAACTGATAGGCACATAATGTCTAGCACTGATCTCAACACAACTTCATGCACATCACAGAAATAAGGAGAAGGTTTTAGGTCCTCAAGACTTCAGATTATGAAATGAGCCTTATTTGTTGCCCTGAAACTATTCAAAGTTTTATGTTGGTTATTAGCATAATTTAGTGTTGTTTTGACGTATAATGTCACATAAACAAGCCAGTTCCTTAAAGAGAGCTGCTTATAGGTACAAGTTCAATAAAAGCTTCTTAGGCATGCATTGTTGTAATGATTGACTTAAAATGTGAACGCCCCTGTTAATTAGAACAGCTATGATGCCTGAAGGCAAGGATGTCCTTAAAATATCCCCACCCTGCattgtttaaaatgtcaaatctgAGGTGGGGTTCTCTATTTTGAGCCAATCagtacacatttaatattaacaAATAGGCTTGCTATGATAATTATAATGTTGTGAAATCACGGGTTATGAGAAGTTCTTTGTGATGCTTGgtttatactttattactcaTTATAAATTTTATCAGGAGATCTTGGGTTTAAATCTCAGCAATGCCACAGCCACCCAATGCCAGAAGTCAATGGAGCAAAATTAGCTATGCTCTCTGcatgggagggatggcatatactctcttccctgtcaatcacagcgaatATATGTGGAAGAGAGTAtatagcgctttcctctgagtgttgATGCTGCtgtgtgatgcagcatgagcagcagttaaaAAAAGATGGCTGGCTTCGATGTCTGTCTGAAGGAGGAAACACGTGTTAGGCTTCACCCTCCCTTCTTGGAAGTTGACACATGACTGGGAAAGTGTTTTGCTGGGAGTTGGCAGGTGCCCAAATTGGGTAGAAAAatgggaagaaaaataaaacaatactgaCTAATACTAATACCGATTCAAACTTTGATGCCTGTTTTAGGAACCTTGATGTACTGGTTAATCATTTCAGTGACACTTCTTTATAGAACGGAGGAGATGTATCTCCATCCACCCTGTTTGCCGTGGCTAGTATTCTGGAGGGCTGTGCGTACATCAACGGCTCCCCTCAGAACACTTTCGTACCTGGAGCTGTAGAACTGGCTGTTCAGCGAGGGATCTTCATAGGAGGAGATGACTTCAAATCAGGTCAAACGAAACTGAAGTCCGTTCTGGTGGATTTTTTAATCAGTGCTGGACTCAAGGTAAGAGAGATGTAGTTAAACGTGCATTTTAGTCAGTGTCTGCTTCAATGCATCATGTTTTCAGGATATGAATCCCCTACATGATTCTTTACTGCGCGTGTCCTTTTCATTCTAGCCAACCTCCATTGTGAGCTACAATCACCTGGGAAACAATGACGGTATGAACCTGTCTGCCCCAGAGCAGTTCCGATCTAAAGAGATTTCCAAAAGCAATGTGGTGGATGACATGGTGGCGTCCAATCCAGTGCTCTACAAGCCTGGAGAGAAACCCGACCACTGTGTAAGAATGATTTATGACATTTGTCGCAATTGTTACAGCACAATAGCTAGTTAAACCTTATACTGAAATATATGGTGCAGTATTTCAGACCAGGAGTGATGAATCTTAACTGCAAAGggttgcaggttttcattacaaTCAGGCAGGAACCATGTCTGTCCTATATAGCATAAGTTGTGCAGAAACGTTTCAAAACGATATTGTGATTTTATATTGTATGCAACCTAACTAATAGTTACAGCAAATAAATATGGCGTGATTTAATGCACAAAATGTTCAAGTGTGATTAACTGTACAGCACTTGTAtgtgtaaattatttataaattacaatacattataaatgaataGATTAAGACTCGGAAAGTATCCTTAAGGCAACAGATAATGGCAGCATTCCAACTCGGTTAATATTAGTAATTATATCATTATGTGTTCATAGTTTAATGGGTGGGTGCAGTTCTGCATGCCTTTTGAGTTATGACATGTAGAATTTGTGTCAATCTAGGTGGTCATTAAGTACGTTCCCTATGTGGGAGACAGCAAACGAGCAATGGATGAGTACACGTCAGAGATCATGATGGGTGGCACAAACACAATTgctcttcacaacacatgtgaGGTGAGTTAGAGTACATTACTGGGTCACTTATGAAGTGCATGAATAGTTTACTAGTACTTGTTGAATGAGTTCTTTATTGAAATGTTAAGTTACTAAAGTTTAAAAATATGTGGCCAGTTTAAACCACCATGATGTAAAAAGCCTGTTGGACAACCAATTTTCCTGAAAGTGGTGTAAATTGGggattttaaaaagttattagACATAGGTTTCCAT
Protein-coding regions in this window:
- the LOC108280853 gene encoding inositol-3-phosphate synthase 1-A; translation: MPEKIRINSPNVHYTEKFIESRYSYHTTSVTQNGDTYTVTPHSTEFTFRTERHVPKLGVMLVGWGGNNGSSVTAAVLANKLGLTWKTKMGAKCANYYGSLLESSTVSLGSGPTGEIFVPFRELLPMVHPNDVVFDGWDMSSMDLGRAMERAQVLDWSLQEMLRPHMSQLKPRPSIYIPDFIAANQDQRADNILTGTKAEQMEQIRKDIRCFKEKSGVEKVIVLWTANTERFSDVVTGVNDTAKNLLATIQNGGDVSPSTLFAVASILEGCAYINGSPQNTFVPGAVELAVQRGIFIGGDDFKSGQTKLKSVLVDFLISAGLKPTSIVSYNHLGNNDGMNLSAPEQFRSKEISKSNVVDDMVASNPVLYKPGEKPDHCVVIKYVPYVGDSKRAMDEYTSEIMMGGTNTIALHNTCEDSLLASPIILDLVILTELCQRITFRTQQDSSFQTFHSVLSLLSFLCKAPLVPPNAPVVNSFFRQRACIENVMRACLGLPPQNHMQLEYKMQKSFNICQDKKVHSLVATKGNNIVTKAYHCIECNGASEQRNVER